The proteins below come from a single uncultured Carboxylicivirga sp. genomic window:
- a CDS encoding PAS domain S-box protein: MNDKEAIRRKVIGLGDESVNKSYYPQLQQYIHELEHQKEALELKTIELNKSIKDLQETKNLLEASENKFRELFENANDAIFIYTIDNVCIDCNTKAIKLTHFESKQELLGLTPIDISPKYQANGRLSIKELEKLRNRVINGKPQLVEWIIRKKNNDIVYCEVSLSEITIGSEQFVQAIVRDITEFKKLERNFSMATIRTEEKERLRFAKELHDGIGPILSTIKLYLQWLNDTDNEEHIQIIKQKIGESITEATKAIKEVSHNLSPHVLTNYGLIEALDIFIKRIKDTGKLKVELKNNLSERLNKDLEIMFYRVCTELINNTLKHANATKAIIKIKIEDDIINFTYSDNGIGLPSDFNKLHNPGMGFNNIINRIKSVGGVSNYNHPNHKGFKIKITVANIPNHSINNNSNE, encoded by the coding sequence ATGAATGATAAAGAAGCAATTCGAAGAAAAGTTATTGGATTAGGAGACGAATCTGTCAATAAAAGCTATTACCCACAACTTCAACAATATATTCATGAATTAGAACATCAAAAAGAAGCTCTTGAGCTCAAAACAATAGAATTAAACAAATCCATTAAAGATTTACAAGAAACCAAGAATTTATTAGAAGCCAGTGAAAATAAATTCCGCGAACTGTTCGAAAATGCAAACGATGCAATCTTTATTTATACAATCGATAATGTATGTATAGATTGTAATACAAAAGCTATTAAACTTACTCATTTTGAATCAAAACAAGAGCTACTAGGATTAACTCCAATTGATATTTCTCCAAAATATCAAGCAAATGGCAGACTATCTATTAAAGAGTTAGAAAAGCTTCGGAATAGAGTGATAAATGGTAAACCGCAACTAGTTGAATGGATAATTAGAAAAAAGAATAATGATATAGTATACTGCGAAGTTTCTTTAAGCGAGATTACTATTGGTAGCGAACAGTTTGTTCAAGCAATTGTACGCGATATTACTGAGTTCAAAAAATTAGAACGCAACTTTAGTATGGCCACTATTCGAACAGAAGAAAAAGAAAGATTGCGCTTTGCAAAAGAACTTCATGATGGAATTGGTCCAATATTATCAACTATCAAACTATATCTTCAATGGTTAAACGACACAGATAATGAAGAACACATACAAATAATTAAACAAAAAATAGGCGAGAGCATAACAGAAGCTACTAAGGCTATAAAAGAGGTATCACATAATCTTAGTCCTCATGTACTAACAAACTACGGTTTGATTGAGGCTCTCGACATTTTTATCAAACGAATTAAAGATACTGGTAAATTAAAAGTTGAACTCAAAAACAACTTATCAGAACGCTTGAATAAAGATTTAGAGATAATGTTTTATCGTGTATGTACAGAACTAATTAACAACACCTTAAAACATGCGAATGCAACAAAAGCAATAATTAAAATCAAAATTGAAGATGATATAATTAATTTTACCTATTCTGATAATGGCATTGGCTTACCTTCAGATTTCAACAAATTACACAATCCGGGTATGGGATTCAACAACATAATCAACCGAATAAAAAGTGTTGGTGGTGTTAGCAATTACAATCATCCTAATCACAAAGGTTTTAAAATCAAAATTACTGTAGCCAATATCCCAAACCACTCTATTAATAACAACAGCAATGAATAA
- a CDS encoding response regulator transcription factor: protein MNKLPKLILVDDHDLFRDGLKTLLELNNIGQIIAEASNGLEFLDLLKSHSPDLVLMDIEMPKMNGIDALKQALIIDPEIKIVAISMFTDHQYYYDIMTSGAKGFVFKTANKDELTNAIKSVLKGGTYFSSSLLQEIIIKYRADQKDENGIDNIQLNEKEIEIITYMAEGLSAKEIAEKTYLSPKTVSNYKTLMLEKTQSKNAVNLVVYAIKHHLIDV from the coding sequence ATGAATAAACTACCTAAGTTAATATTAGTCGATGATCACGACTTATTTAGAGATGGCCTAAAAACCTTACTTGAACTTAATAATATAGGGCAAATAATTGCTGAAGCTTCTAATGGATTAGAATTTTTAGATTTACTCAAAAGCCACTCTCCCGATCTGGTATTAATGGACATTGAAATGCCAAAGATGAATGGAATAGATGCTTTAAAACAAGCTCTAATCATAGATCCCGAAATTAAGATAGTAGCTATATCAATGTTTACAGATCATCAGTACTATTACGATATAATGACTTCTGGTGCAAAAGGTTTTGTATTTAAAACAGCAAATAAAGATGAACTTACCAATGCCATAAAGTCAGTTTTGAAAGGAGGCACTTATTTTTCATCTTCTTTATTACAGGAAATTATCATCAAATACCGTGCAGACCAAAAAGATGAGAATGGAATAGATAATATACAGCTTAACGAAAAAGAAATTGAAATCATAACCTATATGGCCGAAGGCTTATCGGCCAAAGAGATTGCTGAAAAAACCTACCTCTCTCCTAAAACAGTATCGAACTATAAAACATTAATGTTAGAAAAAACCCAAAGTAAAAATGCAGTCAACCTAGTTGTCTACGCAATAAAACACCATCTAATTGATGTTTAG
- a CDS encoding response regulator transcription factor, with amino-acid sequence MKLIVVDDNKSFLEAVTFFLEEKLNYIVIDKFNTGKDLLESYKINQADIILLDIEMPEMNGFEVAKRLLYKFHHLKLVAVTNHSDKVFLNDLIGSGFKGFVPKNTVFDHMSRVLNEVLNNGYSFPNYLKLNNSH; translated from the coding sequence ATGAAATTAATAGTTGTTGACGATAATAAAAGTTTTCTGGAGGCGGTAACTTTCTTTCTTGAAGAGAAATTAAACTATATTGTTATTGATAAGTTTAATACTGGAAAAGATCTCTTAGAAAGCTACAAGATAAACCAAGCTGACATCATTTTACTGGACATTGAAATGCCAGAAATGAATGGTTTTGAAGTAGCTAAAAGGTTACTATACAAATTTCATCATCTCAAACTGGTTGCAGTTACAAATCACTCCGACAAAGTTTTTTTAAATGATTTGATTGGATCTGGTTTTAAAGGTTTTGTCCCTAAAAACACAGTATTTGATCATATGTCGAGAGTATTAAACGAAGTTCTAAACAACGGATATTCATTTCCAAATTACCTAAAACTTAATAATTCACACTAA